In a single window of the uncultured Pseudodesulfovibrio sp. genome:
- a CDS encoding acyloxyacyl hydrolase: MHKAHFVSVLLLLLALTAFPAYAGGNILSEIRGGVYDHDISFWSFHRESGTDINGELLFVSPSFLDVIWSPRPHLGATINTEGNTSHAYAGLTWELPVFSTGFFVDGNLGLSVNNGRRDTDDPDRKSLGSPVLFRLGAAVGYNLTEKVNVSLQFEHMSNAYLANENEGMDNFGLRLGYRF; the protein is encoded by the coding sequence ATGCACAAAGCGCATTTTGTTTCGGTCCTGTTGCTGCTCCTGGCTCTGACGGCTTTTCCGGCCTACGCCGGAGGCAATATCCTGTCCGAGATCCGGGGCGGGGTGTATGACCATGACATCAGTTTCTGGAGCTTCCACCGCGAATCCGGCACGGACATCAACGGCGAACTGCTGTTTGTCTCGCCTTCCTTCCTGGATGTGATCTGGTCACCGCGCCCGCACCTGGGGGCGACCATCAACACCGAGGGTAACACCTCGCACGCCTATGCGGGCCTCACCTGGGAGCTGCCCGTGTTCTCCACCGGCTTTTTCGTGGACGGCAATCTCGGGCTGTCGGTCAACAACGGACGCCGCGACACCGACGATCCGGACCGCAAATCACTGGGGTCGCCGGTCCTGTTCCGGCTGGGAGCGGCCGTGGGCTACAATCTGACCGAAAAGGTCAACGTCTCCCTCCAGTTCGAACATATGTCCAACGCCTATCTGGCCAACGAGAACGAGGGCATGGACAATTTCGGCTTGCGCCTGGGATACCGGTTCTAA
- a CDS encoding ChaN family lipoprotein, whose protein sequence is MIEHILRTARKGAMWLCLPGLVLALGACVKNAPEMQAQPIGDAPMAVTFLPQKGDFISNYGQPLSLAEVAAMAKGYDYILIGEGHRNPVDHKVQQALLEALSDNGEGLSMGLEMVGVDRQQELDDFCKGQVSLDGLPEELDWATNWGYDFGLFRDHFAIAKDNGVPVAGLNVPSAVVRKITKDGLDGLSDEEKALLPKEIVPPATDQRAFLNAVMAMHRNKDAKDEKERERFYLVQSIWDSKMAEQAVRLRNQYDWPVLVIAGAGHVEYGWGIAKRIRWFDPAARILTIMPWRGGEFDSEAGDLFFYSPDSYRSRMGMVLSGQADGILVESVSRGSRAARAGLRPGDMLIEASGIPLEGLFSLHMAGTKVHDADEPLVFTVLRGGQTFTADLGKLGKSRPDKMPEDKPEPESAPKPEPKTVKTPSSEAR, encoded by the coding sequence ATGATCGAGCATATACTGCGAACCGCGCGCAAGGGCGCGATGTGGCTCTGCCTGCCGGGCCTGGTCCTGGCCTTGGGCGCGTGTGTGAAGAACGCCCCCGAGATGCAGGCCCAGCCCATTGGCGACGCGCCTATGGCCGTTACCTTCCTGCCGCAGAAGGGCGACTTCATCTCCAACTATGGGCAACCGCTGAGTTTGGCTGAAGTCGCAGCTATGGCAAAGGGTTACGACTATATTCTTATCGGAGAAGGGCACCGCAACCCGGTGGACCACAAGGTACAGCAAGCCTTGCTGGAGGCCTTGTCCGACAACGGCGAGGGACTGTCCATGGGGCTGGAGATGGTCGGCGTGGACCGGCAGCAGGAGCTGGACGATTTCTGCAAAGGGCAGGTAAGCCTGGACGGGCTGCCCGAAGAGCTCGATTGGGCCACGAACTGGGGCTATGATTTCGGGCTGTTCCGCGACCATTTCGCCATCGCCAAGGACAATGGAGTGCCTGTGGCCGGGCTGAATGTACCGTCCGCCGTTGTGCGCAAGATCACCAAGGACGGCCTGGACGGGCTGAGCGACGAGGAAAAGGCGCTGCTGCCCAAGGAGATCGTGCCGCCCGCCACGGACCAGCGCGCCTTCCTGAACGCGGTCATGGCCATGCACCGGAACAAGGACGCCAAGGACGAGAAGGAGCGCGAGCGGTTCTATCTGGTCCAGTCCATCTGGGATTCCAAGATGGCGGAGCAGGCCGTGCGGCTGCGCAATCAGTATGACTGGCCCGTACTGGTCATTGCCGGAGCCGGGCACGTGGAATACGGCTGGGGCATCGCCAAGCGCATCCGCTGGTTCGACCCGGCGGCGCGCATACTGACCATCATGCCGTGGCGGGGAGGGGAGTTCGACTCCGAGGCCGGGGACCTGTTCTTCTATTCGCCGGACAGCTATCGTTCGCGCATGGGCATGGTCCTGTCCGGTCAGGCGGACGGCATCCTGGTGGAGTCCGTCTCACGCGGCTCCAGAGCGGCTCGGGCCGGACTGCGGCCCGGTGACATGCTGATCGAGGCCTCGGGCATCCCGCTGGAAGGGCTGTTCAGCCTGCACATGGCCGGAACCAAGGTGCACGACGCCGACGAACCGCTGGTCTTCACGGTCCTGCGCGGCGGCCAGACATTCACCGCCGACCTTGGCAAGCTCGGCAAATCCCGGCCCGACAAAATGCCCGAAGACAAGCCGGAACCGGAATCCGCGCCCAAACCAGAACCCAAAACCGTCAAAACCCCAAGTTCGGAGGCTCGATAG
- a CDS encoding DUF429 domain-containing protein, protein MKFVGVDGCKAGWCAAWVADGRWDVGVYAAFADLWEEHQDAASVLVDIPIGLADDANRKAEKLLRERLGPRRASVFNTPARAAVHAGSKDAAKAINRKASGKSLSEQSLGIMKKISEVDLFLTTNAEAVEKVFESHPELDFAMAGGAPMRYPKRDTPGVVERYEILTRFVPDVRGLLDRIRTMHPASMVAGDDVFDALILAVTGRQGAGRLRSLPDPAERDAAGLPMAIWYAEFDK, encoded by the coding sequence ATGAAATTCGTGGGCGTAGACGGATGCAAGGCAGGCTGGTGCGCTGCCTGGGTGGCGGACGGCCGATGGGACGTGGGCGTGTACGCTGCGTTCGCAGACCTGTGGGAGGAACACCAGGACGCGGCGAGCGTGCTGGTGGACATCCCCATCGGGCTGGCCGACGATGCTAACCGCAAGGCTGAAAAGCTGCTCCGGGAACGGCTCGGGCCGAGGCGTGCCAGCGTGTTCAATACGCCCGCCCGTGCCGCGGTTCATGCCGGGTCCAAGGACGCGGCAAAGGCAATCAACCGGAAAGCTTCCGGTAAGTCATTATCCGAGCAGTCCTTGGGTATTATGAAAAAGATTTCCGAAGTCGATCTGTTTTTGACCACGAATGCAGAAGCTGTGGAAAAAGTGTTCGAATCGCACCCGGAGCTGGACTTTGCCATGGCTGGCGGAGCGCCCATGCGATACCCCAAACGGGACACGCCGGGAGTGGTGGAGCGGTATGAAATTTTAACGCGATTCGTGCCGGACGTGCGCGGATTGCTGGACCGGATTCGGACCATGCATCCGGCATCCATGGTGGCCGGTGACGACGTGTTCGACGCCCTGATTCTGGCCGTGACCGGGCGGCAGGGAGCAGGGCGATTGCGGTCCTTGCCCGACCCGGCGGAGCGGGATGCGGCAGGGTTGCCCATGGCCATCTGGTACGCTGAATTCGACAAGTAA
- the phnE gene encoding phosphonate ABC transporter, permease protein PhnE, producing the protein MNQDLTLDQVTPRRSFPRKLALGGLVAIVLAVLVASYISTDIDPFTLYTKRQNAFEYLFGRQLNDADKQAAMDQAKRLPAIIAFEESYQTVKAEYTATGKTLDPVAMQREAQKRADARMQAMSPEDRERIVQSEYDRISDEKSGGYFPPETAWPHLLEYSKALIETVAIAIWGTLIAFVAAIPMAMFAACNTLELMVQGDGVWQRAVRWFGQFAARRMLDFCRGFNEFVMALIFVAVIGLGPYAGVLALAIHTFGILGKVFSEAIEQIEPGQVEAVTASGAGPAQIMAFSVVPQIMPLVVSYTLLRFESNVRSATILGFVGAGGIGFLMFDKINGYLYREVCTMMIMVIVSVTIIDYLCGILRRKFV; encoded by the coding sequence ATGAATCAAGATCTGACACTCGATCAGGTCACTCCCAGGCGCAGCTTCCCCCGGAAGCTCGCCCTGGGGGGCCTGGTGGCCATTGTCCTGGCCGTGCTCGTGGCCTCCTACATCTCCACGGACATCGACCCCTTCACGCTCTACACCAAACGGCAGAACGCCTTTGAGTACCTGTTCGGCAGGCAACTCAACGACGCCGACAAACAGGCGGCCATGGATCAGGCCAAACGTCTGCCCGCCATCATCGCCTTCGAGGAGTCCTACCAGACCGTCAAGGCCGAATACACAGCCACCGGCAAGACACTCGACCCGGTTGCCATGCAGCGCGAGGCCCAAAAACGCGCCGACGCACGCATGCAGGCCATGTCTCCCGAGGACCGCGAACGCATAGTGCAAAGCGAATACGACCGCATATCGGACGAAAAATCGGGCGGTTATTTCCCACCGGAAACCGCTTGGCCGCATCTTTTGGAATACTCCAAGGCCCTCATCGAGACCGTGGCCATCGCCATATGGGGAACGCTCATCGCCTTTGTGGCGGCCATCCCCATGGCCATGTTCGCGGCCTGCAACACGCTGGAACTGATGGTTCAGGGCGACGGGGTCTGGCAACGCGCGGTGCGCTGGTTCGGCCAGTTCGCGGCCCGGCGCATGCTCGACTTTTGCCGCGGGTTCAACGAATTCGTCATGGCCCTGATCTTCGTGGCCGTCATCGGCCTGGGCCCCTACGCGGGTGTCCTGGCGCTGGCGATCCACACCTTCGGCATACTCGGCAAGGTCTTTTCCGAGGCCATCGAACAGATAGAACCCGGCCAGGTCGAAGCCGTCACCGCCTCGGGCGCGGGTCCGGCCCAGATCATGGCCTTCTCGGTCGTCCCGCAGATCATGCCGCTCGTGGTTAGCTATACCCTGCTGCGCTTCGAATCCAACGTCCGCTCGGCCACCATCCTCGGCTTCGTGGGCGCGGGCGGCATCGGCTTCCTCATGTTCGACAAGATCAACGGCTACCTCTACCGCGAAGTCTGTACCATGATGATCATGGTCATCGTCTCCGTGACCATCATCGACTATCTCTGCGGCATCCTGCGCAGAAAGTTCGTCTAG
- the phnD gene encoding phosphonate ABC transporter substrate-binding protein, which yields MFSKLSKVLMMAALVLTVALPGLANAGPAEWPTTLKLGFIPTEGAADSAKRAKPIAAELEKDLGVKVEIFTASDYNGIITAMANSHIDLAYFGPKSYVEAAEKANAEAVVMELNKDGQPGYTGIIITKKGSGITDMEKAKGKTFAFTDPNSTSGYLVPNVIFARDMKVDPEKYFKEVRFSGSHGASILAVKNGSIQVAATNNIDMDRMIEKGAASLDDFNIIKRSDMIPGAPIAVRKDLPESLKVAIAGSLLKIDDDPEALQILQNGGYRHTSDKDYDMVRYLKRLKAELAKKK from the coding sequence ATGTTCTCGAAACTGTCCAAAGTGCTCATGATGGCGGCCCTGGTCCTGACCGTGGCCCTGCCCGGCCTGGCCAACGCCGGCCCCGCCGAGTGGCCCACCACGCTGAAACTCGGCTTCATCCCCACCGAAGGCGCGGCCGACTCCGCCAAGCGCGCCAAGCCCATCGCCGCCGAACTGGAAAAGGACCTTGGCGTCAAGGTCGAGATCTTCACCGCTTCCGACTACAACGGCATCATCACCGCCATGGCCAACAGCCACATCGACCTGGCCTACTTCGGCCCCAAGAGCTACGTCGAGGCCGCTGAAAAGGCCAATGCGGAAGCCGTTGTCATGGAGCTGAACAAGGACGGCCAGCCTGGCTACACCGGCATCATCATCACCAAGAAGGGTTCCGGCATCACCGATATGGAAAAGGCCAAGGGCAAGACCTTCGCCTTCACCGACCCCAACTCCACCTCCGGCTACCTCGTGCCCAACGTCATCTTCGCCCGCGACATGAAGGTCGATCCCGAGAAGTACTTCAAGGAAGTGCGTTTCTCCGGCTCTCACGGCGCGTCCATCCTGGCCGTCAAGAACGGCTCCATCCAGGTTGCCGCCACCAACAACATCGACATGGACCGCATGATCGAGAAGGGCGCCGCCTCCCTGGATGATTTCAACATCATCAAGCGCTCCGACATGATCCCCGGTGCGCCCATCGCCGTGCGCAAGGACCTGCCCGAGAGCCTGAAGGTGGCCATCGCCGGTTCCCTGCTCAAGATCGATGACGACCCCGAGGCCCTGCAGATCCTGCAGAACGGCGGCTACCGCCACACCTCGGACAAGGACTACGACATGGTCCGCTACCTCAAGCGTCTCAAGGCCGAACTGGCCAAGAAGAAGTAA
- the phnC gene encoding phosphonate ABC transporter ATP-binding protein: protein MKSIDIRNRQPREAIQAKGLSKVYPNGTEALKNVSVTVNSGDFCVIIGLSGAGKSTLLRCMNRLIRPTQGSIALFGEDVTRVNGGQLRHVRRRVGMIFQQFNLVRRLTVIDNVLVGRLRFNANPVKHCLSMFRQFSKAEREFAFECLQQVGIGDLAFRRADALSGGQQQRVAIARALAQEPEVFLADEPIASLDPRSSETVMQILAKIHEDKGIPVLVNLHHIDFAQRFGKRILGMSKGELIFDGTARDLDAETVSCIYGDKAEEALEELSAA, encoded by the coding sequence ATGAAATCCATTGATATCCGCAACCGCCAGCCCCGCGAGGCCATCCAGGCCAAGGGGTTGAGCAAGGTCTACCCCAACGGCACCGAGGCCCTGAAAAACGTCTCCGTGACCGTCAACTCCGGTGATTTCTGCGTCATTATCGGCCTGTCCGGAGCCGGCAAATCCACACTGTTACGCTGCATGAACCGGCTCATCCGCCCGACACAGGGATCCATCGCCCTGTTCGGCGAAGACGTTACCCGGGTCAACGGTGGGCAACTCAGGCATGTCCGCCGCCGCGTGGGCATGATCTTTCAGCAGTTCAACCTGGTCCGCCGCCTGACCGTGATCGACAATGTTCTAGTCGGTCGCCTGCGCTTCAACGCCAATCCGGTCAAACACTGCCTGTCCATGTTCCGCCAGTTCTCCAAGGCAGAACGGGAGTTCGCCTTCGAATGCCTGCAACAGGTGGGTATCGGCGACCTGGCCTTCCGCCGGGCCGACGCCCTGTCCGGCGGCCAGCAGCAGCGCGTGGCCATCGCCCGTGCCCTGGCTCAGGAGCCCGAGGTCTTTCTGGCCGACGAACCCATCGCCTCCCTGGACCCCCGCAGCTCGGAAACGGTCATGCAGATCCTGGCCAAGATCCACGAGGACAAGGGCATCCCGGTACTCGTGAACCTGCACCACATCGATTTCGCCCAGCGCTTCGGCAAGCGCATCCTGGGCATGTCCAAAGGCGAACTGATTTTCGACGGCACGGCCCGCGACCTGGACGCCGAAACCGTGTCGTGCATCTACGGCGACAAGGCGGAGGAAGCCCTGGAAGAGCTTTCCGCCGCCTGA
- a CDS encoding alpha-D-ribose 1-methylphosphonate 5-triphosphate diphosphatase, with amino-acid sequence MDYILKNARIILRDEIITGSVRVADGIIQSIDLGPCNATNALDLENDYLLPGFVELHTDNLEQELEPRPGVFWPDPIGAVLAHDNTMAGAGVTTVLDAVSLGEYHDGPNRSEMMRMSLEALARARATGVLKADHRLHLRCEFSDPKVMDMLLPHIDDPVLMLVSLMDHTPGQRQFTDTDKYRKYYKKGWSDEEFAEIEKRLHATQQACAAGNRERIVSLCRERNLPMASHDDTLAEHISQAVAEGMAISEFPTTLSAACLAREAGIRIVMGGPNLVRGGSHSGNVSALELAEAGLLDIISSDYVPGSLIAGAFALHRRLGFSLPEAVARISANPAQAVGLSDRGAVACGMRADLVRVREIEGVPAVLQTWAVGCSGPLEITAKNAA; translated from the coding sequence ATGGACTACATCCTTAAAAACGCGCGCATCATCCTGCGCGACGAGATCATCACCGGCTCGGTCCGGGTCGCGGACGGGATCATCCAGTCCATCGACCTCGGCCCGTGCAACGCGACCAACGCCCTGGACCTGGAAAACGACTATCTCCTGCCCGGCTTCGTGGAACTGCACACGGACAACCTGGAGCAGGAGTTGGAGCCGAGGCCGGGCGTGTTCTGGCCCGACCCCATCGGCGCGGTCCTGGCCCACGACAACACCATGGCGGGCGCGGGTGTGACCACGGTCCTCGACGCGGTCTCGCTGGGCGAATACCACGACGGCCCCAACCGCTCGGAGATGATGCGCATGTCACTTGAAGCCCTTGCCCGGGCACGGGCCACAGGGGTGCTCAAGGCGGACCACCGGCTGCACCTGCGCTGTGAATTTTCCGATCCCAAGGTCATGGACATGCTTCTGCCCCACATCGACGACCCGGTCCTGATGCTCGTCTCGCTCATGGACCACACGCCGGGCCAGCGGCAGTTCACCGACACGGACAAGTACCGCAAATACTACAAAAAGGGATGGAGCGACGAGGAATTCGCCGAGATCGAGAAGCGACTCCACGCCACCCAACAGGCCTGCGCGGCGGGCAACCGCGAGCGGATCGTCTCCCTGTGCCGGGAACGCAACCTGCCCATGGCCAGCCACGACGACACCCTGGCCGAGCACATCAGCCAGGCCGTGGCCGAGGGCATGGCCATCTCCGAATTCCCGACCACCCTCTCCGCAGCCTGCCTGGCCCGCGAAGCCGGTATCCGGATCGTCATGGGCGGCCCCAACCTGGTCCGTGGGGGGTCCCATTCTGGCAATGTTTCGGCCCTTGAACTGGCCGAAGCCGGACTGCTGGACATCATCTCCTCGGACTACGTGCCCGGCAGCCTCATTGCCGGGGCCTTTGCTCTGCACCGGCGGCTGGGCTTCTCCCTGCCCGAGGCCGTGGCCCGGATCAGCGCCAACCCGGCCCAGGCCGTGGGCCTCTCGGACCGCGGCGCCGTCGCCTGCGGCATGCGCGCGGACCTGGTCCGGGTGCGCGAGATAGAGGGCGTACCCGCCGTGTTACAGACGTGGGCGGTCGGTTGTTCCGGACCGCTTGAAATCACTGCAAAAAACGCCGCCTGA
- the phnL gene encoding phosphonate C-P lyase system protein PhnL: MSSATTMISVRELDKTFTLHTQGGTVIPVFSGLSLDVAAGECVALAGASGAGKSSLICSLYGNYRPQHGSVSIRHEGEMVDITSATPRQVLDIRKKTMGYVSQFLRVVPRVPALDVVAEPLVTLTGDLQAGRDRAAFLLKRLNIPSALWSLPPATFSGGEQQRVNIARGFSVEYPVLLLDEPTASLDAENRRVVVGLINEAKARGTAVVGIFHDEEVRDLVADRLFEMRSFKEAA, encoded by the coding sequence ATGTCTTCCGCCACAACCATGATTTCCGTTCGCGAACTGGACAAGACATTCACCCTGCACACCCAGGGCGGCACGGTCATCCCGGTCTTTTCCGGGCTGAGCCTAGACGTCGCCGCCGGGGAGTGCGTGGCCCTGGCCGGAGCCTCGGGCGCGGGCAAATCCTCGCTCATCTGCTCGCTCTACGGCAATTACCGGCCGCAACACGGCTCGGTGTCCATCCGCCATGAGGGCGAAATGGTCGACATCACCTCGGCCACGCCCCGCCAGGTCCTCGACATCCGCAAAAAGACCATGGGCTACGTCAGCCAGTTCCTGCGGGTGGTGCCGCGCGTTCCGGCCCTGGACGTGGTGGCCGAACCGCTGGTGACGCTGACCGGTGACCTCCAGGCAGGCCGGGACCGCGCCGCCTTTCTGCTCAAACGGCTGAACATCCCGTCCGCCCTGTGGTCCCTGCCCCCGGCCACCTTCTCGGGCGGCGAACAGCAGCGGGTCAACATCGCGCGCGGCTTCAGCGTGGAATACCCGGTCCTGCTTCTGGACGAACCCACCGCCTCGCTGGACGCCGAGAACCGACGGGTTGTTGTCGGACTCATCAACGAGGCCAAGGCCCGGGGGACGGCCGTGGTCGGCATCTTCCACGATGAGGAAGTGCGCGACCTGGTGGCCGACAGACTGTTCGAAATGCGCAGCTTCAAGGAGGCCGCATAA
- the phnK gene encoding phosphonate C-P lyase system protein PhnK, translating to MTTLPQPMIRVRGITKKYGEMIGCRDISFDLWPGEVMGIVGESGSGKSTLLGCLSGRLEPTSGNVGYASREFGDIDVHTCAEPVRRKLLRTELGVVHQNPRDGLRLGVTAGANLGERLMSVGARHYGNIRAEALKWLAEVEIEAGRIDHFPKTFSGGMQQRLQIACNLITNPRIVFMDEPTGGLDVSVQAKLLDLLRNLVSRLGLSVIIVTHDLAVARLLAHRLMVMQRGEVVETGLTDQVLDDPQHPYTQLLVSSILQA from the coding sequence ATGACGACCCTACCGCAACCCATGATCCGCGTACGCGGCATCACCAAGAAATACGGCGAAATGATCGGCTGCCGGGACATCTCCTTCGACCTCTGGCCCGGAGAGGTCATGGGCATCGTGGGCGAGTCCGGCTCGGGCAAATCCACCCTGCTCGGCTGCCTTTCCGGCAGGCTCGAACCCACCTCGGGCAATGTGGGCTACGCATCCCGCGAGTTCGGCGACATAGACGTGCACACCTGCGCCGAACCCGTAAGGCGCAAGCTGCTGCGGACCGAACTGGGCGTTGTCCACCAGAACCCGCGCGACGGATTGCGCCTGGGCGTCACGGCCGGGGCCAACCTGGGTGAACGGCTGATGTCCGTGGGCGCGCGCCACTACGGCAACATCCGGGCCGAGGCGCTCAAGTGGCTGGCCGAAGTGGAGATCGAGGCCGGCCGCATCGACCACTTTCCCAAGACCTTTTCCGGCGGCATGCAGCAGCGGCTGCAGATCGCCTGCAACCTGATCACCAATCCCCGGATCGTGTTCATGGACGAACCCACGGGCGGGCTGGACGTGTCCGTGCAAGCCAAGCTGCTCGACCTGTTGCGCAACCTTGTCTCCCGGCTCGGGCTGTCGGTCATCATCGTCACCCACGATCTGGCCGTGGCTAGGCTTCTGGCCCACCGGCTGATGGTCATGCAACGCGGCGAGGTGGTCGAGACCGGGCTGACCGATCAGGTCCTGGACGACCCCCAACATCCCTACACCCAACTGCTGGTCTCCTCGATCCTGCAGGCCTAG